The following DNA comes from Vespa velutina chromosome 11, iVesVel2.1, whole genome shotgun sequence.
tttcatagaacaataatttattttcggtTCTATCCTATTTTAGGATCCTATGGAGCCAATTCATTGGAGCCAAGATTTGTTGGTAGCAGAGTGGTTTCCATAAACGATTATCCTTATCAATTGAGCATTTATTTTGGACGAAATGACGTATGTGGAGCTTCTATAATTGCTCCAAAATGGGCTATCACTTCAGCCTACTGTTTAAATTTCAAGAATCCAAAGATGGTGAATCTTCGAGCTGGAAGCAATGAAACTCAAATTGGTGGTAGAGTTTATAAAGTATCCAATTTCGTCATACATCCAAAATATAATCGCAGTAGTCATGAATATGACGTTGCTTTATTGAATTTGACGACGCCTTTCGTTTATGGAAAAACTGTTAGGCCTATTTCGATAATACAAGCTAACAAGAATGTAGCAGGTGGCTCGCCAGCTGTCATCACTGGTTGGGGTTATATTTCAAACTCTAGTCCAGCGTTCTCCCAAATTCTTCGAAAATTGGATTTGCCAATTCTCGATTCTTTGCTTTGTAAAAATTACTATGGAAATAAGTTCAACTCGAACACGATGCTTTGCacaaaagatgaaataaataagaaaggcCTCTGTGCATCTTCTGGTTATCCATTGACTGTGAACGGTACTTTGGTTGGCATTTATTCTACGGGATATGGATGCACGAGTACACCAACAATTTATACGAAATTGTCAGCACAACCTATTCGATCCTGGATCAAATCTGTTACAcgcatttaatattaaaaaattgtatacatTTAACTAATGTAGACGTTTTACTTTGATTATTGAGTTTAATCTTAAATTCATTAgcagatataaataaaaattaaaataaagaagattttttttcaaatgacaaaaatatatacattagttttatttaattacatatatctcCTCTGATGTACATAAGttcgtatatattgtatgcATTGAAGATTCCTTAGTAATAAAGACGAAGTGTggaatcaaaaatatattgtaccaATTATATGcacaatttgttattatacatttttcactTTGAAAGATAACTCAATACTTTATTTCACCATGCAGGAAAGGTTGTCAAGAGTATGTGTACGATGTGAACGTCttctttagaaatttatttcaacattataaaattaattgtctattttcattaaaaaatatgctaTATTGGATTGCTGGAAACTAATAGagcaattttctttatcgacaCAGTTCTATACAAAGACTATTTCGGAAAATCTGTAGAGTGCGTTAGTTTGGACTTTAGAGAACGTGTAAAAAAACTTACTGTCAAGTTCGTATAtacgtttaattttcttttaaacaagattttatcgttaaagaataataattatcattgaacattacaatttttattattaaatcataagAATATTGTAGTTGGTAAGGACTCTTttgttacattttattatttttctttctaacctcaattttaatttctaaccTTAATTTTTAACACGACGTATTGTTAACATTGATTGTTATAAAATCTCGAAAATTTGTCGTTTTCATCATAGTTCAGATAAATAACGTtgcatttctttcattcagatttatttcgataataaaagaatttggGGATTCACCATTGAAATGAGTGATGCTC
Coding sequences within:
- the LOC124953155 gene encoding trypsin-7-like produces the protein MVVLYFISLSIILSLGSYGANSLEPRFVGSRVVSINDYPYQLSIYFGRNDVCGASIIAPKWAITSAYCLNFKNPKMVNLRAGSNETQIGGRVYKVSNFVIHPKYNRSSHEYDVALLNLTTPFVYGKTVRPISIIQANKNVAGGSPAVITGWGYISNSSPAFSQILRKLDLPILDSLLCKNYYGNKFNSNTMLCTKDEINKKGLCASSGYPLTVNGTLVGIYSTGYGCTSTPTIYTKLSAQPIRSWIKSVTRI